One stretch of Acidobacteriota bacterium DNA includes these proteins:
- a CDS encoding RelA/SpoT domain-containing protein, with protein sequence MPKVGITITKADRKLISGLVAHYVKNRSFLEVMLKQLSDAILGSQELMAQVHSTKGRLKDPAHLEDKLLRQLRDAKLKKRPFTISEKNLLYRITDLVGFRILHLHTEQIISIDRELRAVFDEYKFPLFEEPKARTWDDETREFFRGVGIRPVKSPTLYTSVHYVVESNSSTKATCEIQVRTLAEELWGEVDHSMNYPHESPVPSCREQIKVLARVTSSCSRLVDSIFRSAKSGSS encoded by the coding sequence ATGCCAAAGGTCGGGATTACAATCACCAAAGCGGATCGGAAGCTTATCAGCGGTCTGGTGGCTCACTACGTCAAGAATCGAAGCTTTCTCGAAGTCATGCTTAAGCAACTCAGTGATGCGATTCTCGGCTCCCAGGAGTTGATGGCGCAGGTACATTCAACGAAGGGACGACTCAAGGATCCTGCTCACCTTGAAGACAAGCTTCTCCGCCAACTGCGAGATGCGAAACTGAAGAAGCGACCGTTTACAATCTCGGAAAAGAATCTGCTATATCGGATCACTGATCTCGTCGGTTTCCGAATCCTTCACCTTCACACGGAACAGATCATTTCGATTGATCGCGAACTTCGCGCGGTTTTCGACGAGTATAAGTTTCCCCTGTTTGAGGAACCCAAGGCACGCACTTGGGATGATGAGACCCGCGAGTTCTTTCGAGGTGTTGGCATTCGGCCGGTTAAGAGTCCGACATTATACACTAGCGTGCACTACGTGGTTGAATCAAACAGCAGCACAAAGGCTACTTGTGAGATTCAAGTAAGAACACTCGCCGAAGAACTTTGGGGAGAGGTTGATCACTCAATGAACTATCCTCACGAATCACCTGTCCCTTCGTGCCGGGAGCAAATAAAGGTCTTAGCGCGCGTCACATCCAGTTGTAGTCGGCTCGTCGACTCAATCTTTCGATCGGCGAAATCTGGCAGTTCCTGA
- a CDS encoding AAA family ATPase, which translates to MTANRHSRRKSFRLTLFNHKGGVGKTTLTVNLAFALADLGKTVLLVDSDPQCNLTSYLVEADVVDKWLDESEGNSGQTIWSALRPVIEEGKAPKLIKPYERSEGIYLLPGDIRLSEYELDLQQSWIDCLQRKIRGFVETTALSTFVDGCADILSADFVLYDVGPNIGPLNRAILMDCDYFIVPGACDYFSTRALKTLGHSIANWIKDWEIISQLAPKDVPQLGGRPVYLGYVLQRFRMYGGDISSGYKEYARVLDRHSYSDVAKVLKEIDEDLAPGSPSQFKLGQIKDFSTLANLAQQQGLAMNDVEGGTQYLKDEAAVAFRQFAQKIISRIAGQ; encoded by the coding sequence ATGACGGCCAACAGGCACTCTCGAAGAAAATCATTCCGACTAACGCTCTTCAATCATAAAGGGGGGGTTGGAAAGACTACGTTGACGGTCAATCTTGCCTTTGCTTTAGCGGATCTGGGCAAGACTGTACTCTTGGTCGACTCAGACCCGCAATGCAATCTAACCTCATACCTGGTTGAGGCAGATGTTGTTGACAAGTGGCTTGATGAGTCGGAAGGCAACAGCGGACAGACAATTTGGTCGGCTCTGCGTCCGGTTATTGAAGAAGGAAAAGCACCGAAACTCATCAAGCCCTACGAGCGATCGGAGGGCATCTACCTTCTACCGGGGGATATTCGACTCTCAGAATACGAACTTGACCTCCAGCAGTCTTGGATTGACTGCCTTCAAAGAAAGATCCGAGGTTTTGTCGAAACGACGGCGCTGTCGACTTTTGTAGACGGTTGCGCAGACATCTTGAGTGCCGATTTCGTACTCTACGATGTTGGACCTAATATTGGGCCGCTTAATAGAGCGATTCTCATGGATTGTGATTACTTCATTGTACCTGGCGCATGCGACTATTTTTCGACGCGAGCACTTAAGACCTTAGGACATTCGATCGCCAATTGGATTAAAGATTGGGAGATTATCTCCCAGTTGGCACCCAAGGATGTCCCGCAATTGGGCGGACGGCCAGTTTACCTTGGCTATGTCTTGCAACGATTTCGAATGTATGGTGGAGACATTTCAAGTGGCTATAAGGAATACGCGCGGGTGTTAGATCGTCATAGCTATAGCGATGTCGCAAAGGTCCTCAAGGAGATTGATGAAGACCTTGCCCCGGGATCACCCAGCCAGTTCAAATTAGGACAGATTAAGGATTTTTCGACGCTAGCCAACCTGGCTCAGCAACAAGGACTTGCGATGAACGACGTTGAAGGAGGCACGCAGTACCTAAAGGATGAGGCTGCTGTTGCGTTCCGGCAATTTGCTCAAAAAATAATTTCGCGAATCGCGGGCCAATAA
- a CDS encoding helix-turn-helix domain-containing protein, which translates to MSDLERYVKKRKRLDPEFAEGFEVGYSNFKVGVLLRQASEKAGMTQDDVARRLRTKRSAISRIENHAEDIRLSTIHPKVRQSLGQEFESRNHGLRLLTRRTAAGHLLGGSSEVGLRGFRFMRVRIAIRTPDPRFLFHVKVYQVLRPEANDPEGYIRIVDESGEDYLYSAKGFEIIELPARVQRKLRATMR; encoded by the coding sequence ATGAGCGATCTTGAAAGATACGTTAAGAAACGTAAGCGGCTGGACCCTGAATTCGCAGAAGGCTTCGAGGTTGGCTATTCCAATTTCAAAGTCGGGGTTCTGCTCAGGCAAGCGAGCGAGAAAGCCGGGATGACTCAAGATGACGTTGCACGGAGATTGAGAACTAAGAGGTCGGCAATTTCGAGAATAGAGAATCACGCCGAAGACATACGTTTGTCGACTATCCATCCAAAAGTACGCCAAAGCCTTGGGCAAGAATTTGAGAGTAGAAATCATGGGTTGAGATTACTCACTCGCCGCACGGCGGCAGGGCATCTATTGGGTGGATCATCCGAAGTCGGCCTTCGCGGTTTTCGGTTTATGCGCGTGAGAATTGCAATTCGCACGCCTGACCCTCGATTCCTCTTTCACGTCAAGGTATACCAGGTGCTTCGGCCGGAAGCCAATGACCCCGAGGGGTACATACGGATCGTTGATGAATCCGGCGAAGACTACCTCTACAGCGCCAAAGGATTTGAGATCATCGAGCTCCCGGCACGAGTTCAACGCAAGCTTCGAGCTACAATGAGGTGA
- a CDS encoding helix-turn-helix domain-containing protein, with amino-acid sequence MANAKRDIGREILQGLREIRSGQHGRVVNLPSVASIREKTGLSQERFATLLGVSVRTLQDWEQGRRAPSGAARTLLLIA; translated from the coding sequence ATGGCTAACGCAAAGCGAGACATCGGACGCGAGATCCTGCAAGGCCTGCGAGAGATTAGGAGCGGTCAGCACGGACGCGTGGTGAACCTTCCCAGTGTCGCAAGCATTCGCGAAAAGACCGGGCTTTCGCAAGAGCGCTTCGCTACATTGCTCGGGGTATCGGTTCGCACTCTTCAGGATTGGGAGCAGGGCCGTCGGGCGCCGTCAGGCGCGGCTCGCACGCTGCTGCTGATCGCCTAA
- the ligD gene encoding non-homologous end-joining DNA ligase, whose translation MITHPEKVLFPDDGITKGELASYYEAIAPVMLPHIRSRPVTMERYPAGIGEKGFMQKDVSRGFPEWLKRVEVPKKGGTVHHPVVRDTRSLLWLANQNSITPHVWTSRAPNLYQPDICVFDLDPSVDEPDVLRAAALGLRDLLDELGLPTWVKTSGSKGFHIVVPLDGKAGFGEVGRFAHTVASILIKRDPRNLTLEFSKADRGRRILIDTGRNGYSATFAATYAVRAKAGAPVSAPCMWEELERGEVGPRTFTLRTMASRIAEVGDLWSDMLRRKRSLRRPMEKLRRIYATG comes from the coding sequence TTGATAACCCATCCCGAGAAGGTGCTGTTTCCGGATGACGGGATCACCAAGGGCGAGCTCGCGTCCTACTACGAAGCCATCGCGCCCGTCATGCTGCCGCACATTCGCTCACGTCCGGTCACGATGGAGCGGTACCCGGCCGGAATTGGCGAGAAGGGTTTTATGCAGAAAGATGTTTCGAGGGGTTTCCCCGAATGGCTCAAGCGCGTCGAGGTTCCGAAGAAGGGCGGGACGGTGCATCATCCAGTCGTCCGCGATACGCGATCGCTGCTCTGGCTCGCCAACCAGAACAGCATCACACCTCACGTGTGGACGTCTCGCGCGCCGAACCTTTACCAGCCAGATATCTGCGTCTTTGACCTCGACCCGTCGGTTGATGAACCTGATGTATTGCGCGCCGCAGCGCTCGGGCTTCGGGATCTTCTCGATGAGTTGGGCTTGCCAACCTGGGTGAAGACATCAGGCTCGAAGGGGTTCCACATAGTCGTCCCGCTCGACGGCAAGGCCGGCTTTGGCGAGGTGGGGAGATTCGCTCACACGGTTGCTTCGATTCTTATCAAGCGCGATCCGCGGAACCTCACACTTGAGTTCAGCAAGGCCGACCGTGGCAGGCGCATCCTCATCGACACCGGACGCAATGGCTACAGCGCGACTTTCGCCGCGACCTACGCCGTGCGCGCGAAGGCTGGCGCGCCCGTGTCCGCGCCATGCATGTGGGAGGAGCTCGAACGCGGCGAGGTCGGCCCACGGACGTTCACGCTGCGGACGATGGCCAGCCGCATCGCCGAAGTCGGCGACCTGTGGTCAGACATGCTCAGGCGCAAGCGCTCGCTGCGACGTCCGATGGAGAAGTTGCGTCGAATTTATGCAACAGGGTGA
- a CDS encoding ATP-dependent DNA ligase, translating into MNDPPTALVGFRRLAAPGMVVCIVHSSPRRMVHMTISFPEWVEPMAATLTQERFTGPEWIFERKFDGIRLLAFKKGPQVRLFSRNRLPQNIPFVVEAIAKLPMHDVVLDGEVTWGKGEVTYHVFDVMWLEGRDVTSLPLDARRALLSELPLHSPLSSVESLTDEKPWERACNEGWEGVIAKRRNSQYEHRRSKHWLKMKCEATQELVVGGFTDPQGRRVGLGALLIGYFEGDHFVFAGKIGTGFDTKLLLDLRARLNALEIAKPPFTKSVGLPRVRAHWVRPEVVVQVAFIEWTVHGKLRHPRLLGVRYDKPAREIVRETS; encoded by the coding sequence ATGAACGATCCACCAACTGCGTTGGTGGGATTCCGAAGACTGGCAGCACCGGGTATGGTTGTCTGCATCGTTCACTCGTCGCCCCGAAGGATGGTTCACATGACGATCTCCTTTCCCGAATGGGTCGAGCCGATGGCGGCGACCCTCACACAGGAACGGTTCACCGGCCCGGAGTGGATCTTCGAGCGAAAGTTCGACGGCATTCGCTTGCTCGCGTTCAAAAAGGGACCGCAAGTCCGACTGTTCTCGCGAAACCGGTTGCCGCAGAACATTCCTTTCGTCGTCGAGGCGATCGCGAAGTTGCCGATGCACGACGTGGTCCTCGACGGGGAAGTCACATGGGGCAAGGGAGAGGTCACCTACCACGTGTTCGACGTCATGTGGCTTGAGGGCCGCGATGTCACGTCGTTGCCCCTCGACGCGCGTCGCGCGCTGTTGAGTGAGTTGCCGCTCCACTCGCCACTGTCCAGCGTTGAGTCACTCACGGATGAAAAGCCTTGGGAGCGAGCCTGCAACGAAGGCTGGGAAGGCGTCATTGCCAAACGGCGCAACTCGCAGTATGAGCATCGCCGCTCGAAGCATTGGCTCAAGATGAAGTGTGAAGCTACGCAGGAGCTAGTCGTCGGCGGCTTCACCGATCCGCAAGGCCGGCGCGTCGGTCTGGGTGCGCTGTTGATCGGCTACTTCGAGGGTGACCACTTCGTCTTTGCTGGGAAGATCGGAACCGGTTTCGACACGAAGTTGCTGCTGGACCTCCGCGCGAGGCTGAATGCGCTCGAGATTGCGAAGCCGCCGTTTACTAAGTCCGTCGGGCTGCCGCGCGTCCGCGCGCATTGGGTGCGCCCCGAGGTGGTCGTCCAGGTCGCCTTCATCGAATGGACGGTGCACGGCAAGCTCCGCCATCCGCGGCTGCTGGGAGTCCGCTACGACAAGCCGGCACGCGAGATCGTGAGGGAGACGTCTTGA
- a CDS encoding ankyrin repeat domain-containing protein, translating to MIQPDELKKNKPLLWSTGTGSDVWEIFCACIAGDLDTVKRLVNNDPSIVRCHHAYRTPIYFAVRANQLEVAAFLLEHGADPLSLAVGDSLLDICRDRGYVEMQKLLETTYTTKHGASTKGEPIAAAIRKRDLPKVRNLLETSPELLHAGDERGNQPIHWAVMTRQIDMIDELLARGADINAARFDGARPIQLTNGDYNYRGWRDVPKDIATTPRDVLEHLRARGAYVDICTASHIGDQKRVRELLDQDASLANRVSEYVTYYLGSGAPLKNAAARGHIEIVKLLLERGADPNLPEEGIAPHGHALYSAVYSGHYEIAKLLLEKGAYPSPEVESSADALSIALLNSDQRMVELLCSYGAARSVDILSHYGDVETAAAIFAANPALADDPHALSQAAGNGHEAFVRLMLHHQPDLAKRVSGEAKTRELSEFLFERGANPNHSNWLRITPLHHCARSGDLEKAAIFIDHGADLHARDEDICSTPLGWAAKSGRTHMVEFLLSRGAKLNLPDDPPWATPLAWATRRGHQEIVELLDQYHKTGALPPVSSAPAPTTDPISGTWKGDMGLNETTRYPITMKLKFDGTSAVSGPVTGPPLPGEIKTGTFDPKTGAMKLEVDVADEGIVVRFVFEGTVLEGSATGRVIGGGNQPGDFKITKK from the coding sequence ATGATTCAGCCTGACGAACTGAAGAAGAATAAACCGCTGCTCTGGTCTACCGGCACGGGCTCCGATGTCTGGGAGATCTTCTGCGCTTGCATTGCGGGAGACCTGGATACCGTCAAACGGCTGGTTAACAATGACCCGTCGATCGTGCGCTGCCATCACGCGTATCGCACGCCGATCTATTTCGCTGTTCGGGCGAACCAACTTGAAGTCGCCGCATTCCTGCTCGAGCACGGCGCCGACCCGCTGAGCCTGGCGGTGGGCGACAGCCTTCTCGACATCTGTCGCGATCGCGGATACGTCGAGATGCAGAAGTTGCTGGAGACCACCTACACGACTAAGCACGGCGCCTCAACAAAAGGAGAACCAATCGCCGCGGCGATCCGCAAGCGCGATCTGCCCAAAGTGCGGAACCTCCTCGAGACCTCGCCCGAGCTTCTGCATGCTGGCGATGAGCGCGGCAATCAGCCGATTCATTGGGCGGTGATGACGCGACAGATCGACATGATCGACGAGCTGCTGGCGCGCGGCGCGGACATCAACGCAGCGCGCTTCGATGGCGCGCGCCCGATCCAGCTCACCAACGGGGATTACAACTATCGAGGCTGGCGCGATGTGCCCAAAGACATCGCGACCACTCCGCGAGATGTGCTCGAGCACCTGCGCGCGCGCGGCGCGTACGTCGACATTTGCACCGCCTCGCACATCGGCGATCAGAAACGAGTGAGAGAACTGCTCGATCAAGACGCCTCGCTCGCCAACCGCGTCTCGGAATACGTCACGTACTACCTCGGCTCCGGGGCGCCGCTGAAGAACGCCGCCGCCCGCGGGCATATCGAGATCGTGAAGCTGTTGCTCGAGCGCGGGGCCGATCCGAATCTGCCCGAGGAAGGCATCGCGCCACACGGCCACGCGCTGTATTCAGCGGTCTACAGCGGACACTACGAGATCGCCAAGCTCCTGCTGGAGAAGGGCGCCTACCCGAGTCCGGAAGTCGAAAGTTCCGCTGACGCTCTGAGCATCGCCCTGCTTAACAGCGATCAGAGGATGGTGGAGCTGCTCTGCTCGTACGGCGCCGCCCGATCCGTGGACATCTTGTCGCACTACGGCGATGTCGAGACAGCGGCTGCGATCTTCGCGGCCAACCCGGCGCTGGCAGACGACCCTCACGCGCTCTCGCAAGCCGCAGGCAATGGGCACGAAGCATTTGTTCGCCTGATGCTTCACCATCAGCCCGATCTTGCCAAACGCGTCTCCGGCGAAGCCAAGACGCGAGAGCTGTCCGAATTTTTGTTCGAGCGCGGCGCGAATCCGAACCATTCTAACTGGCTGCGAATCACGCCGCTGCATCACTGCGCAAGGTCGGGCGATCTCGAAAAAGCCGCGATCTTCATCGACCACGGAGCCGATTTGCATGCTCGCGATGAGGACATCTGTTCGACGCCATTGGGGTGGGCGGCCAAATCCGGGAGGACCCACATGGTCGAGTTTCTTCTGAGCCGCGGCGCAAAGCTAAACCTGCCCGATGATCCACCGTGGGCCACTCCGCTCGCGTGGGCGACTCGGAGGGGACATCAAGAGATCGTGGAGTTGCTGGACCAATACCACAAGACTGGCGCACTGCCTCCGGTCAGCTCGGCGCCCGCGCCAACGACGGATCCGATTTCGGGAACTTGGAAGGGAGACATGGGCTTGAACGAAACCACTCGGTATCCAATCACTATGAAGCTGAAGTTCGACGGAACGTCCGCCGTTTCCGGCCCCGTCACGGGGCCGCCGCTGCCTGGCGAGATCAAGACAGGAACGTTCGATCCGAAGACCGGCGCCATGAAGCTCGAAGTAGACGTAGCGGACGAGGGCATCGTTGTCCGTTTTGTCTTTGAAGGCACAGTCCTCGAAGGCAGTGCCACAGGCCGCGTGATCGGCGGCGGCAACCAACCCGGCGATTTCAAGATCACGAAGAAGTAG
- a CDS encoding ankyrin repeat domain-containing protein → MDARELPARPSLTQYEKLAEDVVNAYNSGDSDALQRIKEHYAFERPLTLEELRARIAQRLRGLRGSENQSADFALGDAQDLIADSHCFENWFTFSGYIHAINTENSPDSQFEAAVDAVVSGDVATLERLLHENPELIRARSAREHGATLLHYVAANGVEDFRQKTPKNAVEIAETLLKAGAEVDADLAYGSSLSVRTRYPERVGSTTLGLVATSIHPAHAGVQIALMESLLDAGAALDGIRGGWGFVNGCLANGRPEAAHFLARRGARLDLESAAGVGRLDIVQSFFNEDGSLKPTATKAQMESGFMWACEYGHTRVAEFLLDINQGGLDVGTKAHGMTGLHWAMVGGRLDTIKFLLERKAPLESENNYGGTVLGCAIWAVGQSDPVYRWPDSDTDWLAIVQMLVDAGAKVYETDSDFPTGNERVDELLRRHGMKP, encoded by the coding sequence ATGGACGCCAGGGAACTGCCCGCTCGCCCCAGCCTGACGCAATACGAGAAGCTGGCGGAGGACGTCGTCAACGCCTACAACTCAGGCGATTCCGATGCGTTGCAGCGCATCAAGGAGCATTACGCGTTCGAGCGCCCCCTGACCTTGGAAGAGCTGCGCGCGAGAATCGCGCAGCGCTTGCGCGGACTGCGGGGCTCCGAGAACCAAAGCGCCGACTTTGCGCTTGGCGATGCACAAGATCTCATCGCCGACTCGCACTGCTTCGAGAATTGGTTCACGTTTTCGGGGTACATCCACGCAATCAACACGGAAAATTCTCCGGACTCACAATTCGAAGCTGCAGTTGATGCTGTAGTCTCCGGCGACGTGGCCACACTCGAACGGTTGCTTCACGAGAATCCGGAACTGATTCGAGCGCGTTCAGCGCGCGAGCATGGCGCGACTCTCCTTCACTACGTCGCCGCCAACGGCGTCGAGGATTTCCGCCAGAAGACTCCGAAGAACGCCGTTGAGATTGCGGAGACTCTGCTCAAGGCTGGCGCCGAGGTCGACGCGGATCTCGCGTACGGCTCGTCGCTGTCGGTTCGGACACGCTATCCCGAGCGCGTCGGATCAACGACGCTGGGATTGGTGGCGACGAGCATTCATCCGGCGCACGCTGGTGTGCAGATCGCCCTGATGGAAAGTTTGCTGGACGCCGGCGCGGCCCTCGATGGCATTCGAGGAGGATGGGGCTTCGTCAATGGCTGCCTCGCCAACGGACGCCCTGAGGCCGCCCACTTTCTCGCCAGGCGCGGCGCGCGATTGGACCTCGAATCCGCGGCAGGAGTCGGGCGCCTCGACATCGTTCAGAGCTTCTTCAACGAAGACGGCAGTTTGAAACCCACCGCCACGAAAGCGCAGATGGAATCGGGCTTCATGTGGGCTTGCGAGTATGGCCACACCCGCGTCGCCGAGTTCCTGCTGGACATTAATCAAGGGGGTCTCGACGTGGGCACGAAGGCCCACGGAATGACCGGCCTGCACTGGGCGATGGTTGGCGGACGCCTGGACACGATCAAGTTCCTTCTGGAGCGAAAGGCTCCGCTCGAATCCGAGAACAACTACGGCGGGACCGTTCTCGGTTGCGCGATTTGGGCTGTCGGCCAGAGCGACCCCGTGTACCGTTGGCCAGACTCCGACACTGACTGGCTCGCGATCGTGCAGATGTTAGTCGACGCCGGCGCGAAGGTCTACGAGACCGACTCCGACTTTCCCACCGGCAACGAGCGTGTCGATGAACTGCTGCGGCGGCACGGAATGAAACCGTGA
- a CDS encoding amino acid-binding ACT domain-containing protein encodes MKDLTIALENRPGALAEMGDALGRAGVSIEGGGAFVVNGHGVAHFLFEDGAAARRALEAAGIQVLDEREVLIQRLNQTEPGQLGKISRRMAETGVNIEVLYSDHDHQLILVVDDIARGRTVSQAWTRDHA; translated from the coding sequence ATGAAGGATTTAACGATCGCGCTTGAGAACCGGCCGGGCGCGTTGGCCGAGATGGGCGACGCTCTGGGTCGCGCCGGAGTTAGCATTGAGGGCGGCGGCGCTTTCGTAGTCAACGGCCACGGTGTGGCCCACTTTCTCTTCGAGGATGGTGCGGCGGCACGCAGGGCACTCGAAGCGGCAGGCATCCAGGTCTTGGATGAGCGAGAGGTGCTCATACAACGATTGAACCAAACTGAACCAGGCCAGCTCGGCAAGATCTCACGCCGGATGGCCGAGACGGGCGTCAACATCGAGGTCCTCTATAGCGACCACGATCATCAACTGATCCTTGTCGTGGACGACATCGCGAGAGGGCGAACGGTTTCTCAAGCTTGGACGCGCGATCATGCGTGA
- a CDS encoding SUMF1/EgtB/PvdO family nonheme iron enzyme, which translates to MAERMVLTSARESLSNSRRARGWVAVLLLDWYHLKLPGGVDPDLYSAKSSASKSEHGDISRVRRGGCWADEGWPCRSAFRLRFEPERRHDHIGFRIVAVQL; encoded by the coding sequence ATGGCCGAGAGAATGGTTTTGACTTCTGCGCGAGAAAGCTTATCGAATAGCCGTAGAGCAAGAGGCTGGGTCGCCGTCCTCCTGCTGGATTGGTATCACCTGAAGCTACCCGGGGGTGTGGACCCCGACTTGTATTCGGCGAAGAGCTCGGCTTCGAAAAGCGAACACGGCGATATCTCCCGGGTGCGCCGGGGCGGGTGCTGGGCCGATGAGGGCTGGCCTTGCCGTTCGGCCTTTCGTCTCCGGTTCGAGCCGGAGCGGCGGCACGACCACATCGGCTTTCGAATCGTTGCCGTTCAGCTCTAG
- a CDS encoding VOC family protein, producing MNAVFNTAWAYADDAMNLPVENVEAAIPFYETIMGFQVVSRNDSPCKSVVLARDGIQIGLAENGGDPAQEGCFFEVDNAEAAFEELKSNGLTTHPSWTGRKAPEEREEAGFSIDQHGETSFKVFFVVAPDGLCYCLGERQN from the coding sequence ATGAATGCAGTATTCAACACCGCCTGGGCGTATGCCGACGACGCAATGAACCTCCCTGTCGAGAATGTCGAAGCGGCCATTCCTTTTTACGAAACGATAATGGGGTTCCAGGTTGTATCACGCAACGACTCGCCGTGTAAGTCTGTTGTCCTCGCCAGGGATGGCATTCAGATCGGCCTGGCAGAGAATGGAGGCGACCCGGCCCAGGAAGGATGTTTCTTTGAAGTTGATAATGCCGAAGCAGCCTTCGAGGAATTGAAGTCGAATGGCTTAACTACGCACCCTAGCTGGACTGGGCGGAAGGCGCCGGAGGAAAGAGAAGAGGCTGGCTTCAGCATCGACCAACACGGAGAAACTTCTTTCAAAGTGTTTTTCGTAGTGGCGCCGGACGGGCTCTGTTACTGTCTTGGTGAACGTCAAAATTAG
- a CDS encoding ester cyclase, translated as MTSSGVDRLRSFAEAYTAAWCSQDAARVAAFYAEDGSLSVNEGPPAVGREAITAVAQGFMTDFPDLRVLMDDLLRKDDHAIYHWTLIGTNTGPGGTGKQVRISGFEVWRFGSDGLIAESRGHFDSAAYQDQITHGVVNPE; from the coding sequence ATGACGAGTTCAGGCGTAGACCGTTTGCGCAGCTTCGCTGAAGCATATACCGCCGCCTGGTGCAGCCAGGACGCTGCCCGCGTAGCCGCCTTTTATGCGGAAGATGGCTCGCTCAGCGTTAATGAAGGGCCTCCGGCGGTGGGGCGTGAGGCTATCACTGCGGTCGCTCAGGGATTCATGACTGACTTCCCGGACTTGCGAGTACTCATGGATGATTTACTCCGGAAAGATGACCACGCGATTTATCACTGGACGCTTATCGGGACAAACACCGGTCCGGGCGGAACGGGCAAGCAGGTTCGCATCAGTGGATTCGAGGTGTGGCGATTCGGCAGTGACGGGTTGATTGCCGAGTCGCGGGGCCACTTCGACAGTGCTGCGTACCAGGACCAGATTACCCATGGGGTCGTGAATCCGGAGTAG